One Niallia circulans DNA segment encodes these proteins:
- the vanR gene encoding VanR-ABDEGLN family response regulator transcription factor gives MNQKILLVEDEEDISNLLEIYLSDQGYVVDTYNNGQDALESIEKTEYDLAILDVMVPGLNGFELCKKIREHYFYPIIMLTAKIEDIDKITGLTIGADDYMTKPFNPLEVVARVKTQLRRYKRYNEKAVSVKEVDEYDIRGLKINKATHTCSLFGEPIELTPIEFSILWCLSENQGKVISSEELFEKVWGEKFIENNNTVMAHIARLREKLKEPVKKPKYVKTVWGVGYKVE, from the coding sequence GTGAATCAAAAAATATTGCTTGTTGAAGATGAAGAGGATATTTCTAACTTATTGGAAATTTACCTGAGTGATCAAGGCTATGTTGTTGACACCTATAATAATGGACAGGATGCATTAGAGAGTATCGAGAAAACGGAATATGATTTAGCAATATTGGATGTTATGGTGCCAGGATTAAACGGGTTTGAGCTATGTAAAAAAATCCGCGAGCACTATTTTTATCCGATTATTATGTTAACAGCTAAAATCGAGGATATTGATAAAATAACAGGACTGACAATTGGCGCAGATGATTATATGACGAAGCCCTTTAACCCACTTGAGGTAGTGGCAAGAGTCAAAACTCAATTGCGGAGGTATAAGCGATATAATGAAAAGGCAGTTAGTGTTAAAGAAGTGGATGAATATGATATTAGAGGCTTGAAAATTAATAAAGCTACACATACCTGTTCCTTATTTGGTGAGCCTATCGAGTTAACTCCAATAGAGTTTTCTATTTTATGGTGCTTATCCGAAAATCAGGGGAAGGTTATCTCCTCTGAGGAGCTTTTTGAGAAGGTTTGGGGAGAGAAGTTTATAGAAAATAACAATACGGTTATGGCTCATATTGCCAGGCTGCGTGAGAAGCTGAAGGAACCTGTAAAAAAGCCGAAATATGTTAAAACAGTTTGGGGAGTGGGATATAAAGTTGAATAA
- a CDS encoding amino acid ABC transporter substrate-binding protein: MKRLLTMILLVAAVFSIVAGCSKSSSKDDDTLVIGIDDKFAPMGFRDENNEIVGFDIDYAKAAAEKMDMKVEFQPIDWETKESELSSGRIDLIWNGYTITDERKKKVLFSKPYLKNAQVVVTLADSKVTKLADLEGKVVGLQSLSSAADALDADPIKSKIKTVTEFSDNVSALNDLKNGRLDAVVIDEIVIDYYMTKEEGSFKILDESLAPEEYGVGVKKGNEELLEKLQKALDEMNEDGTAAEISDKWFGDDIIIK; this comes from the coding sequence ATGAAACGTTTATTAACTATGATTCTATTAGTGGCTGCGGTTTTCTCGATCGTTGCTGGTTGTTCTAAGTCATCTTCAAAAGATGATGATACATTGGTAATTGGAATTGATGATAAGTTTGCTCCGATGGGATTCCGTGATGAGAATAATGAAATTGTCGGCTTTGACATTGATTATGCGAAGGCTGCTGCTGAGAAGATGGACATGAAGGTTGAGTTTCAACCGATTGACTGGGAAACGAAAGAGTCTGAGCTAAGCAGTGGACGTATTGACCTTATATGGAATGGGTACACGATTACAGATGAGCGTAAGAAAAAGGTTCTTTTCTCGAAGCCTTATTTGAAAAATGCACAGGTTGTTGTGACTCTTGCTGATTCAAAGGTTACTAAACTAGCTGATTTAGAAGGAAAAGTGGTTGGTCTTCAATCTTTATCTTCTGCAGCAGATGCACTTGATGCTGATCCGATTAAATCTAAAATTAAAACTGTAACAGAGTTCTCCGATAATGTTTCTGCATTAAATGACTTGAAAAATGGCCGTTTGGATGCGGTAGTTATTGATGAGATTGTAATTGATTACTATATGACGAAAGAGGAGGGTTCATTTAAGATTCTTGATGAGTCTCTTGCTCCAGAGGAATATGGTGTTGGTGTGAAAAAAGGAAATGAAGAGCTGCTTGAAAAGCTGCAAAAAGCTCTTGATGAGATGAATGAGGACGGCACTGCTGCTGAAATCTCTGATAAGTGGTTTGGCGACGATATCATAATAAAATAA
- a CDS encoding amino acid ABC transporter permease — MSFDYIKSITMPLLEGAQMTVLLFIIAIVVSIPLGFLLTLAVRSSFKPLSWFAQGYIYILRGTPLLLQLLFICFGLPMLPVVGEYLVLDRFVAACLGFILNYAAYFAEIFRGGLIAIDKGQYEASQVLGLNKFQTLRKIILPQMFRIALPAVANESVTLVKDTALLYAVAVPELLHFAQAAVNRDFSIAPFVVAGVIYLIMTLLLTIIFKWLERRFKFE, encoded by the coding sequence ATGTCTTTTGATTATATTAAATCCATCACGATGCCTCTCCTTGAAGGGGCACAGATGACAGTTCTATTGTTTATCATTGCCATCGTGGTTTCGATACCGCTTGGTTTTCTATTAACACTTGCTGTAAGAAGCAGCTTCAAGCCTCTTTCTTGGTTTGCTCAAGGCTATATTTACATCCTGCGCGGCACACCGCTGTTGCTGCAGCTTCTGTTTATCTGTTTTGGTTTGCCGATGCTTCCTGTAGTTGGTGAGTATTTGGTATTAGATCGCTTTGTTGCTGCTTGTTTAGGATTTATCTTAAATTATGCTGCTTATTTTGCGGAAATTTTCCGAGGCGGACTTATTGCTATTGATAAAGGTCAATACGAAGCATCACAAGTGCTTGGCTTGAATAAATTCCAAACGTTGCGCAAGATAATTCTTCCGCAAATGTTCCGCATTGCCTTACCTGCTGTTGCTAACGAATCTGTTACACTCGTTAAGGATACTGCACTGCTTTATGCCGTGGCTGTACCGGAATTGCTGCACTTTGCGCAAGCGGCTGTAAATCGCGACTTTTCGATTGCTCCGTTTGTAGTTGCAGGTGTCATCTATTTAATTATGACACTATTACTAACGATTATCTTTAAATGGCTCGAACGCCGATTCAAATTTGAATAA
- a CDS encoding amino acid ABC transporter ATP-binding protein: MAIIEISNLKKSYGNLEVLKQITFNVNKNEVVAVIGPSGSGKSTMLRSLVNLEQIDNGNICVSGNYLVKDGAYVKPQEIKQITSRMGMVFQHFNLFPHLTVRENLELAPKTVKKEDSKEIHRRSSELLEKIGLTAWADSFPAKLSGGQKQRVAIARALMMNPEIMLFDEPTSALDPELTGEVLQVMKDLAQENMTMIVVTHEMGFAREVADRVVFMDNGEIVESGAPAELFTNPQFERTKAFLNRSLK, from the coding sequence ATGGCTATTATTGAAATCTCCAACCTGAAAAAATCATATGGTAATCTCGAAGTATTAAAGCAGATTACATTTAATGTTAATAAAAATGAAGTAGTCGCAGTCATTGGTCCGTCTGGATCTGGGAAAAGTACGATGCTGCGCAGTCTTGTTAATCTTGAACAAATCGACAACGGCAATATATGTGTTAGCGGTAATTATTTAGTGAAAGATGGAGCTTACGTTAAACCGCAAGAGATTAAACAAATCACCAGCAGAATGGGCATGGTTTTCCAGCATTTCAACCTTTTCCCGCATTTAACTGTAAGAGAGAATCTAGAACTTGCTCCGAAAACAGTGAAAAAGGAAGATTCCAAAGAAATTCACCGCAGAAGCAGTGAACTATTGGAGAAAATCGGACTAACTGCATGGGCAGATTCATTCCCAGCAAAACTGTCAGGCGGGCAGAAACAACGGGTTGCCATTGCAAGGGCTCTTATGATGAACCCAGAAATCATGTTATTTGATGAGCCAACTTCGGCACTTGACCCTGAGCTGACTGGCGAGGTATTACAGGTGATGAAGGACCTTGCTCAAGAAAACATGACGATGATTGTCGTAACACATGAGATGGGCTTTGCTAGAGAAGTTGCAGACAGAGTCGTTTTCATGGACAACGGAGAAATTGTGGAGTCTGGTGCTCCTGCAGAACTGTTTACAAATCCACAGTTTGAACGCACTAAAGCTTTCTTAAACCGCAGTTTGAAATAA
- a CDS encoding DUF378 domain-containing protein — MSILQKITLILSIIGAINWGSIGFFQFDLVAAIFGGEDAGMARFIFILVGISGLISISILNNSRTNLEAGRSYTTNH; from the coding sequence TTGTCCATATTACAAAAAATCACTTTAATTCTAAGCATCATCGGTGCCATCAACTGGGGCTCAATCGGCTTCTTCCAATTTGATCTTGTCGCAGCCATCTTCGGCGGAGAGGATGCGGGCATGGCGAGATTTATCTTTATTCTTGTTGGAATCTCAGGTCTTATTAGCATCAGTATTTTAAATAATAGCAGAACAAACCTGGAAGCTGGTCGCAGCTATACTACAAATCACTAA